A window of Elusimicrobiota bacterium genomic DNA:
GCGTTCCGGGAAAGCCTGGAGGTCCATGAGGCCTGGATGGCCACAAAGGCCGCGGCCGAGGCCCTGGGGGCTAAGATCGTGGTGTTCGAGACCCCGGCGTCCTTTCAGCCCGGCTCCGACCGCCTGCGCGACATGTACCGGTTCTTCAAGGGCATCTCTCGCGGCCAGCTGACGGTCGTCTGGCACCCGCGGGGGAGCGAGTGGTCCTCCCTCGAGGACAAGGTGTGCGCGGAGCTGGGGCTGATCCGGGCCTTCGACCCCCTGCGCCAGCGGCCGCCCGCCAAAGGGGTCTTCCTGTACATGCGTCCCCTCATCGCCCGCATGGGGTCTTTGGGTGTGGACAATATGGCCACAATCTCCTCGGCCGCGGCCGACGTCCCCGCCTATATCGCCTTCTCCCACCGGGCGTCCTTCCGCGACGCCGAGAGGCTCAAGGACCTGCTGGGCGCGAAGAGGACGCGGTGAGCCTCTGGTCGGGGCTGCGCGTGTCCTGGCAGGCGTTCAAGACCCGCCGCAAGCTCAACCGCCAGTTCGGCAAGCGGGAGGACCCGTTCTCCTACTCCACCGAGCCGTACGAGATCGCCCGCCTGGGCGCCCTGGAGGCGGCCCTGGGCGGCGCGCCCCTCGGACGCGTCCTCGAGGCGGCCTGCGCCGAGGGTCATTTCACCGAGAGGCTCGCGCGCCGCGCGTCGTCGGTCCTCGCCCTCGACATCTCCGCCGTGGCGCTCGCGCGGGCGCGCCGCCGCGCGCCGTCGGCGCGCTTCGCGGAAGGCGACCTGATGACCTGGGAGCCGGGGCCTGAGGCCCCCTTCGACGCCGTGGTCGTGGCCGAGGTCCTTTACTATCTGGACCGGCCCGGCGTGCAGGCGGAGTTCGAGGCGCTGTTCCCGCGGATCGCGTCGTGGCTTAAGCCCGGCGGGCGCCTCGTCATGTCGCACGCGTTCGCCGGCGCGGCGGAGCTCGCGCACCGTCGCGCTTTCCGCGAGCGCTTCGAGCGCGCCGGCCTGCGTCTGGTCCTCGAGACGATCCCCGACGCCGACCGGGGCGGCGTCCGCTGCCTGCTGTCGACCCTCGAGAAAATTTAATACACTCACGCTCCCATGGGGAGAAGCGCGGCGGA
This region includes:
- a CDS encoding DUF72 domain-containing protein, coding for MIRVGCAGYPIGRDRYWRSLSFVETDTGKGLPRLETLAAWRADIPAGGEAALQALRTITHGPDDRGFPAGARKLPKHRQALCGAFRESLEVHEAWMATKAAAEALGAKIVVFETPASFQPGSDRLRDMYRFFKGISRGQLTVVWHPRGSEWSSLEDKVCAELGLIRAFDPLRQRPPAKGVFLYMRPLIARMGSLGVDNMATISSAAADVPAYIAFSHRASFRDAERLKDLLGAKRTR
- a CDS encoding class I SAM-dependent methyltransferase → MSLWSGLRVSWQAFKTRRKLNRQFGKREDPFSYSTEPYEIARLGALEAALGGAPLGRVLEAACAEGHFTERLARRASSVLALDISAVALARARRRAPSARFAEGDLMTWEPGPEAPFDAVVVAEVLYYLDRPGVQAEFEALFPRIASWLKPGGRLVMSHAFAGAAELAHRRAFRERFERAGLRLVLETIPDADRGGVRCLLSTLEKI